Proteins found in one Methylobacter sp. S3L5C genomic segment:
- a CDS encoding symmetrical bis(5'-nucleosyl)-tetraphosphatase — translation MSIYAIGDIQGCFDDLLRLLDTISFNENTDQLWFAGDLVNRGPKSLETLRFVKSLGNSAVTVLGNHDMHLLAASCLPKVADKKNTLCQILEAPDRDELIDWLRHRPLFHYNDDFCLLHAGLPPQWDFKKTQKMALLAEKTLKSPDYQDFLKQMYGNKPNIWSTSLKGVSKLRFIINCFTRMRYCDVNGRLDFANSGPLGSQPKNLLPWFEVPKRKNADMRIIFGHWSTLSYYEGPNCYSIDTGCLWGGQLTAIKLGEQVQRISIDCKGYKKPNKNDYIVTPTLEEMT, via the coding sequence ATGTCTATTTATGCTATTGGTGATATACAAGGCTGCTTTGATGATTTATTAAGACTACTTGATACCATTTCTTTCAATGAAAACACCGATCAACTGTGGTTTGCAGGTGATCTGGTTAATCGTGGGCCCAAGTCCCTGGAAACCTTGCGCTTTGTTAAATCACTAGGAAATTCGGCCGTTACGGTGCTTGGCAACCATGATATGCACTTACTCGCCGCATCGTGTTTACCCAAAGTGGCCGATAAAAAGAATACTCTCTGTCAAATACTTGAAGCACCTGATCGGGATGAGTTAATTGATTGGTTAAGACATCGGCCACTGTTTCATTATAACGATGATTTCTGTTTACTTCATGCCGGCTTACCGCCTCAATGGGATTTTAAAAAAACTCAAAAAATGGCCTTGCTGGCAGAAAAGACTTTAAAAAGCCCTGATTATCAGGACTTTTTAAAACAAATGTACGGAAATAAACCTAATATCTGGTCAACCAGCTTAAAAGGCGTCTCAAAATTACGTTTTATTATTAACTGTTTTACGCGTATGCGTTATTGCGATGTTAATGGCCGCCTTGACTTTGCCAACAGCGGTCCTTTAGGTTCCCAGCCTAAAAATTTGTTACCGTGGTTTGAAGTGCCAAAACGTAAAAATGCTGATATGCGCATCATCTTTGGACATTGGTCTACGTTGAGCTACTACGAAGGTCCCAATTGTTATTCCATTGATACCGGCTGTTTGTGGGGCGGACAACTGACCGCAATAAAGCTGGGTGAACAGGTACAGCGAATCAGTATTGATTGTAAAGGCTATAAGAAACCCAACAAAAATGATTATATTGTCACACCTACGCTTGAAGAAATGACTTAA
- the mpl gene encoding UDP-N-acetylmuramate:L-alanyl-gamma-D-glutamyl-meso-diaminopimelate ligase yields MHIHILGICGTFMGGLAVIARQLGYQVSGSDQNVYPPMSTQLQQQGIELMDGYRAENLDGNPDLVIIGNALSRGNVEVEAVLNRGLHYVSGPQWLAEHVLQDKWVLGVAGTHGKTTTASMLGWILEHQGFHPGFLIGGIPLNFGISARLGGSELKNKPDFFVIEADEYDSAFFDKRSKFVHYRPRTAILNNLEFDHADIFPDLDAIKRQFHHLVRTIPGEGLIISPESDANINDVLAMGCWTPVEKTSINADALWNAKLLKADGSQFSVEFENTEQGIVDWPLTGEHNVYNALSAIVAANHVGILPKDAIAALGQFINVKRRMEVIAKINGVTLYDDFAHHPTAIATTLDGLRKQVGQERIVAIVEPRSNTMRLGVHTETLAKSLADADLAIIYQPENLDWDLSKLKNYANNIEICQSLDDIIAKLKVEARSGGHFVLMSNGSFGGIYQRLQDEL; encoded by the coding sequence TTGCATATTCACATCTTAGGTATTTGCGGAACATTTATGGGCGGACTTGCCGTGATTGCAAGGCAGTTGGGCTATCAGGTCAGTGGTTCTGACCAAAATGTCTATCCGCCAATGAGTACACAATTACAACAACAGGGTATTGAATTGATGGACGGCTATCGCGCTGAAAATCTCGATGGCAATCCCGATCTGGTCATTATTGGCAATGCTTTGTCACGCGGTAACGTGGAAGTTGAAGCGGTATTAAATAGAGGCCTGCATTATGTATCGGGACCGCAGTGGTTGGCAGAGCATGTGTTGCAAGATAAGTGGGTGCTGGGTGTGGCAGGAACTCACGGTAAAACCACTACAGCCAGTATGCTGGGTTGGATACTTGAGCATCAAGGCTTTCATCCGGGATTTTTAATCGGTGGTATTCCGCTAAATTTTGGTATTTCAGCACGTTTGGGGGGCTCTGAACTGAAAAATAAGCCCGATTTTTTTGTCATTGAAGCTGATGAATATGATTCCGCTTTTTTTGACAAGCGCTCAAAATTTGTTCATTACCGACCACGCACAGCAATACTGAATAATCTGGAATTTGATCATGCTGATATTTTCCCTGATCTGGACGCGATAAAACGCCAGTTCCATCATTTGGTTAGAACCATTCCCGGTGAAGGTTTAATTATCAGTCCTGAGAGTGATGCCAATATCAACGATGTTTTGGCTATGGGTTGCTGGACGCCTGTTGAAAAAACTTCGATTAATGCCGATGCCTTATGGAATGCAAAACTGCTTAAAGCCGATGGTAGCCAATTCTCGGTAGAGTTTGAAAATACGGAGCAAGGTATAGTCGATTGGCCTTTGACCGGTGAGCATAATGTTTACAATGCGCTGTCTGCCATCGTTGCGGCAAATCATGTCGGTATTTTGCCAAAAGATGCCATAGCCGCTTTAGGTCAATTTATCAATGTTAAACGGCGCATGGAAGTGATTGCCAAAATTAATGGCGTAACGCTGTACGATGATTTTGCCCATCATCCGACCGCAATTGCCACAACGTTGGATGGTTTGCGTAAACAGGTAGGGCAGGAGCGTATTGTTGCTATTGTAGAGCCCAGATCAAATACCATGCGTTTGGGTGTGCATACAGAAACGCTGGCAAAATCGCTGGCTGATGCTGATCTGGCTATTATTTATCAGCCGGAAAATCTGGATTGGGATTTAAGCAAGCTGAAAAATTACGCCAACAATATTGAAATCTGTCAGTCGCTGGATGATATTATTGCCAAACTTAAAGTTGAAGCGCGTTCAGGCGGACATTTTGTATTAATGAGTAACGGCAGTTTTGGGGGTATTTATCAACGCCTGCAGGACGAATTGTAG
- the apaG gene encoding Co2+/Mg2+ efflux protein ApaG, translating to MTEKNKIIVEATPYFIAEQSAPEKDRYVFAYTITITNKGTVPAQLLNRHWLITDSNGKVQEVRGDGVIGEQPYLKPGEMFRYTSGAILETPVGTMQGQYTMHSDEGDNFNAQIPQFTLSIPRTLH from the coding sequence ATGACCGAAAAAAACAAAATAATAGTTGAAGCGACACCCTATTTCATAGCCGAACAATCGGCTCCTGAAAAGGATCGTTATGTATTCGCCTATACCATCACTATCACTAACAAAGGCACTGTGCCTGCACAACTGCTTAATCGTCACTGGTTAATTACCGACTCCAATGGTAAAGTTCAGGAGGTAAGAGGCGATGGCGTTATTGGCGAACAGCCTTATCTTAAACCGGGAGAAATGTTTCGTTACACCAGTGGTGCAATACTTGAAACTCCGGTTGGCACCATGCAGGGCCAATATACAATGCATTCGGATGAAGGTGATAATTTTAATGCCCAAATCCCCCAATTTACTTTATCCATTCCAAGAACACTGCACTAA
- a CDS encoding TonB-dependent receptor: protein MAYSNPPFPRNMRNTLLCVLIMSSPLALGEIIQNSEPTDKEASTDKKKKAAAMALSDMVVTGVSDSEDGRPETPSKTDFASPKTTVTKKDIEKTNAVTTSDAIKYESGVVVRQRYIGDPNAPVGMRGSNPYQGGRVMVMMDGMPIWNSLQYSFNGSPRWGLVGPGEVKSVDILSGPFSAEYSGNAMGGVININTLLPQKREVYTEATYILQPYKYQGTDKNLQGFKTFGSYGDKFGDFSSYFSYNHLENEGQPMTTYGYSNSAGPNGGPLLPAARGAGVVNGAYMEQNPKAIGTQANQGGYAGQPRISYGDAGISHSVDNLYKWKGGYAITPKLDALFTTAFEELDVNSTGQTYLTNAAGKPVYGNGSTAYNYNGLKLVPANNSFGTSQQNRQTFTLGGGLKGNIFGNWNTNTNISWFDVINDQSVSSTLNPNDPLNSNKGQVTNVDSMGWVNVSTKFDNQEFLGFKSLSFATGYEYQHSKMYTSQYGSNNYLDSQQTNLSLRSGGATDTHAIFGQLTWRFMSDWDATFGTRLERWNMSDGVYTSNTLNAANAITKTVNNAPANQQSSGFSPKFSLGYEPGRMKFRYSLGQAYRFPMVGELFDNSNSLTGSSTVGNAALKPEDGMHHNLLGEYDFDNGYVRLNLFHENVSNAIYSSYISNSALGKVPAGNYTSSLSNIGEVEINGIDFTVNQNQVFNSNFDIKLDTTILNSEILKNDNDLNYVGKSFPLLPNFRANLLATYHYGRDLDFSVGTRYQGRMYSQLDNMDLQLPYYAAFNESVYVDLKATYHFNDKKGHVSAGIDNINDYQAFFNHPLPQRTFIMQAGYKF, encoded by the coding sequence ATGGCCTATAGTAATCCACCTTTTCCGCGTAATATGCGAAATACCCTGCTTTGTGTGCTTATAATGAGCTCTCCTCTGGCCTTGGGCGAAATCATACAAAATAGCGAGCCTACCGACAAGGAAGCCTCTACAGATAAAAAGAAAAAAGCCGCTGCAATGGCATTGTCAGATATGGTTGTCACCGGTGTCTCGGACTCTGAAGATGGTCGACCTGAAACGCCCTCAAAAACCGATTTTGCAAGTCCTAAAACGACGGTGACCAAAAAAGACATTGAGAAAACCAATGCCGTCACTACCTCGGATGCCATTAAATACGAATCTGGTGTTGTTGTTCGTCAACGCTATATTGGGGACCCTAATGCCCCTGTCGGCATGCGTGGCTCCAATCCTTATCAGGGTGGTAGGGTGATGGTGATGATGGATGGCATGCCGATCTGGAATTCATTGCAGTATAGCTTTAACGGCTCTCCGCGCTGGGGTTTGGTTGGACCTGGAGAGGTTAAGTCGGTTGATATTCTTTCCGGACCTTTTTCAGCTGAATATAGCGGTAATGCGATGGGCGGCGTTATCAATATCAATACTCTGCTACCACAAAAGCGCGAGGTTTACACAGAAGCAACCTATATATTGCAACCGTATAAATATCAGGGAACGGATAAAAATCTGCAAGGGTTTAAAACCTTTGGTTCTTACGGCGACAAGTTTGGTGATTTCAGTAGTTATTTTTCCTATAACCATCTGGAGAATGAAGGCCAGCCAATGACAACTTATGGCTATTCCAATTCAGCCGGACCTAACGGCGGGCCATTATTACCCGCCGCTAGAGGTGCTGGCGTAGTCAATGGTGCTTATATGGAACAAAATCCCAAAGCCATTGGCACGCAGGCAAATCAAGGTGGTTATGCCGGCCAGCCACGTATTTCTTATGGCGATGCGGGTATCAGCCACTCAGTAGACAATCTTTATAAATGGAAAGGTGGTTATGCGATCACCCCAAAACTGGATGCCTTGTTTACCACGGCTTTTGAAGAGCTTGATGTAAACAGTACCGGCCAGACTTATCTGACCAATGCCGCAGGCAAACCGGTTTATGGTAATGGGTCTACGGCTTATAACTACAATGGTTTGAAATTAGTTCCTGCAAATAACAGCTTTGGAACCAGTCAACAGAATAGACAGACGTTTACGCTGGGTGGCGGTTTAAAAGGCAACATATTTGGCAACTGGAATACCAACACCAATATCAGTTGGTTCGATGTAATTAACGATCAGTCGGTTTCATCGACGTTAAATCCCAATGATCCCTTAAATAGCAATAAAGGTCAGGTTACCAATGTTGATAGTATGGGTTGGGTTAATGTGTCGACAAAATTCGATAACCAGGAATTTTTGGGCTTTAAATCGTTGTCATTTGCTACCGGCTACGAGTATCAACACTCAAAAATGTATACCAGTCAATATGGTTCGAATAATTATCTCGATAGTCAACAAACCAATCTCTCACTACGTAGTGGTGGCGCAACCGATACGCATGCCATATTCGGTCAACTAACCTGGCGTTTTATGTCGGATTGGGATGCGACTTTTGGTACCCGTCTGGAGCGTTGGAATATGTCCGACGGCGTATACACGTCCAACACGCTTAATGCCGCAAATGCGATTACCAAGACAGTAAATAATGCGCCGGCAAATCAACAGTCATCGGGTTTCTCTCCTAAATTCTCCTTGGGTTACGAGCCGGGACGCATGAAATTTCGTTACTCTTTGGGTCAGGCTTACCGGTTTCCAATGGTGGGCGAATTATTTGACAATTCCAATAGTTTAACCGGTAGTTCAACGGTTGGTAATGCCGCACTTAAGCCGGAAGATGGCATGCATCACAACTTGTTGGGAGAATATGATTTTGATAACGGCTATGTTCGATTGAATCTGTTTCATGAGAACGTGAGTAATGCCATTTATAGCTCGTACATATCAAACTCGGCGCTTGGCAAAGTACCCGCAGGCAATTATACCAGCTCGCTGTCCAACATTGGTGAAGTCGAGATTAATGGTATCGATTTTACCGTTAATCAAAACCAGGTTTTTAATTCCAATTTTGATATTAAACTCGATACAACTATTCTAAACTCGGAAATTCTGAAAAACGATAATGACCTTAATTATGTTGGCAAAAGTTTTCCGTTGCTGCCTAATTTTCGGGCCAACCTGTTGGCGACTTATCACTATGGCAGGGATCTGGATTTTTCGGTGGGCACCCGTTATCAGGGCAGAATGTATTCGCAGTTGGATAATATGGACTTACAACTTCCTTATTATGCAGCCTTTAATGAATCGGTGTATGTGGATTTAAAAGCCACTTACCATTTCAATGATAAAAAAGGTCATGTGTCTGCAGGTATAGACAATATCAACGACTATCAGGCATTTTTCAACCATCCCTTACCACAACGCACGTTCATTATGCAGGCCGGTTACAAGTTTTAA
- a CDS encoding response regulator produces MNKKTGKPGILFARNYPSLFLSIIRLITEISSRFNMNALKTFPKPFKLLVFILIPMLAGIIKWQVPSYLPEGSWVFFYAAVFFCSSLSGFIGGLIAIVVSITINAYFFIAPIFSLQITDERMVFSTVSFMILSLIVSVVFEKLYRSRIRLKHLSSLQLDDTQHRLTLALSAANAGLWEWNTQTHKHEWTNSIWELFGLDPNNQAASYELWRSIVHPADITAAELILNKAIKNPDDFSFEWRLALPVPGNERWLMTRGQPDYNSKGELQLFRGLIIDISDRKLIEKQLLDNQQRLNFALETLKAGAWELNLINKTTFRTLQHDQIFGYNTLQPKWDYGTLLSHVLPEDRPIVKKCFTEAQTNHSNWDIECRICHADGSIHWISVLGRHKFDKSGHPCTISGMVQDITARKQADDLRNLQAAALEAAANAIMITDPESVIEWVNPAFIAMTGYTSLEAIGKKPADLINSGKQDPSVYIDLWQTANSGQIWHGELINRRKDNSLYVEELTNTPVINDQGEVQHIISIQQDITDRKKQEEELLQYRDHLEKLVNNRTEELNEARKQAEHLSQVKSNFLANMSHEIRTPMNAVLGFSYLLEQQSISQDARNLVRKINGAGQSLLIIINDILDFSKIEAGRLEVKKVPFLLLDLLDNLTVLMSTLANNKDLELKILPPIDVNSLIGDGLRIQQVLVNLLSNAIKFTDLGGVVLRVTIEAELDEQIKLRFVVKDTGIGISLDQQKHLFSAFTQADSSINRRFGGTGLGLTISQKLVNLMGSELQLNSIIGEGSEFSFVLQLQRNTEIEHAPSKLTNLNVLIIDDNSIAREALLTTVRSLGWHADAVESGPPTLFHIQEYINSQRPYDLVLLDWKMSGLDSLETAHAVRQMISNKSNQPNYIPIILLVSAYSQESLKSLPAISHINALLSKPISPSTLYKIALDLLKDSDIKALEVPIKISGQKIPGVRVLVVDDSEINREVVKSILEGEGALVSTANDGEEALHWLSKYPHSVDIVLMDIQMPRMDGYVATQKIRQNPDFAELPVIALTAGAFESLKNDALAAGMNDFIAKPFNVPELMTLIQHWTKYPQILSNVTE; encoded by the coding sequence ATGAATAAAAAGACCGGCAAGCCGGGTATATTATTCGCAAGAAATTACCCAAGTCTTTTCTTGTCCATTATTCGACTAATCACTGAGATTTCCTCTCGTTTCAATATGAATGCGCTAAAGACTTTTCCTAAACCATTTAAATTGCTTGTTTTTATATTGATTCCGATGTTGGCCGGGATCATAAAATGGCAAGTACCGTCATATTTACCCGAAGGCAGCTGGGTATTTTTCTACGCAGCCGTGTTTTTTTGCTCTTCATTGAGTGGCTTTATTGGTGGTTTAATTGCAATCGTAGTATCGATTACAATCAATGCCTACTTCTTTATTGCACCGATATTTTCGCTGCAAATCACCGATGAACGCATGGTTTTCTCGACAGTCTCTTTTATGATTTTGAGCCTGATCGTCAGTGTAGTATTTGAGAAATTATACCGTTCGAGGATAAGACTAAAACATTTAAGTTCACTTCAATTAGATGACACTCAACATCGCTTGACATTAGCTCTGTCGGCTGCCAATGCGGGCCTTTGGGAATGGAATACACAAACCCATAAACATGAATGGACCAACAGCATTTGGGAATTATTTGGCCTGGATCCGAACAATCAAGCTGCCAGCTACGAACTCTGGCGTAGCATCGTTCATCCGGCAGATATAACTGCTGCTGAGTTGATACTAAATAAAGCCATTAAAAACCCTGATGACTTTAGTTTTGAGTGGCGATTGGCATTACCTGTACCAGGCAATGAGCGCTGGTTAATGACTCGTGGTCAGCCAGACTATAACAGCAAAGGCGAACTACAACTATTCCGTGGCCTGATCATCGACATTAGCGATCGTAAGTTAATCGAAAAACAGCTACTTGATAACCAACAGCGACTTAACTTTGCTTTAGAAACGCTCAAAGCCGGAGCTTGGGAACTAAACCTGATTAATAAAACAACCTTCCGGACACTTCAACACGACCAGATTTTTGGCTATAACACCTTGCAGCCAAAATGGGATTATGGGACTTTACTCAGTCATGTACTGCCTGAGGATCGTCCGATAGTAAAAAAATGCTTCACTGAAGCTCAAACTAATCATAGCAATTGGGATATAGAATGTCGTATTTGCCACGCTGACGGATCAATCCACTGGATTTCGGTTTTGGGTCGCCACAAGTTCGATAAATCAGGACATCCGTGCACTATAAGCGGTATGGTTCAGGACATTACCGCACGTAAACAAGCAGATGACCTTCGTAATTTACAAGCGGCAGCTTTGGAAGCTGCTGCCAATGCCATCATGATTACCGACCCCGAAAGTGTTATCGAATGGGTCAATCCGGCATTTATAGCGATGACAGGATACACATCGCTCGAAGCGATTGGTAAAAAACCTGCAGACTTGATTAATTCGGGTAAACAAGATCCTTCTGTCTACATTGATCTTTGGCAAACGGCCAACAGCGGTCAAATATGGCATGGTGAACTCATCAACCGTCGCAAAGATAATTCACTGTATGTGGAAGAGCTGACTAACACACCCGTCATCAATGATCAGGGTGAGGTTCAACATATTATTTCAATTCAGCAAGACATTACTGATCGAAAAAAGCAGGAAGAAGAGTTACTTCAATACCGTGATCATCTTGAAAAGCTGGTTAACAACCGTACCGAAGAACTTAACGAGGCACGCAAGCAAGCCGAACATTTGTCTCAGGTAAAAAGTAACTTTCTCGCAAACATGAGTCACGAAATTCGCACACCCATGAACGCCGTATTGGGCTTCAGTTATCTGTTGGAGCAGCAATCGATAAGTCAGGATGCCCGCAATTTGGTGCGCAAAATTAATGGTGCAGGCCAGTCATTATTAATAATCATCAATGATATTCTCGATTTTTCCAAAATTGAAGCAGGGAGATTGGAGGTTAAAAAGGTACCCTTTCTATTATTGGATCTTCTTGATAATTTAACCGTACTGATGTCGACCTTGGCTAACAACAAAGATCTGGAACTAAAAATTTTGCCACCTATTGATGTAAATTCATTAATCGGTGATGGGTTACGTATACAGCAAGTTTTGGTTAATTTACTCAGTAATGCAATCAAATTCACTGATCTAGGCGGGGTGGTATTACGCGTGACTATTGAAGCAGAGTTGGATGAGCAAATCAAACTGCGTTTTGTGGTAAAGGATACCGGTATCGGTATCTCCCTTGATCAGCAAAAACATCTGTTTTCTGCATTCACTCAGGCTGACAGCAGCATTAACCGCCGTTTTGGCGGCACCGGCCTTGGTTTAACCATTAGTCAAAAATTGGTAAATCTAATGGGTAGTGAACTGCAGCTCAATAGTATTATTGGTGAAGGTAGCGAATTTTCGTTCGTGCTGCAACTACAGAGAAATACTGAAATAGAGCATGCACCGTCCAAACTTACTAATCTTAATGTTCTGATTATTGATGATAACAGCATCGCTCGTGAAGCGCTGCTAACGACAGTCCGCAGCTTGGGATGGCATGCGGATGCAGTTGAATCAGGTCCACCTACGCTATTTCACATACAGGAGTATATTAATAGTCAAAGACCTTACGATTTAGTACTACTGGACTGGAAAATGTCGGGACTGGATAGTTTGGAAACAGCTCACGCCGTTCGTCAGATGATAAGCAATAAAAGTAATCAGCCAAATTATATCCCCATTATATTGTTGGTTTCTGCCTATTCCCAAGAATCCCTCAAATCACTACCTGCTATTAGCCATATTAATGCACTATTAAGTAAACCGATTTCGCCATCCACACTTTATAAAATCGCCTTGGACTTACTGAAAGACTCCGATATAAAAGCGCTGGAAGTACCTATAAAAATATCTGGCCAAAAAATTCCCGGTGTCAGGGTATTGGTGGTCGATGATAGTGAAATTAATCGTGAAGTAGTGAAAAGTATTCTTGAGGGGGAAGGTGCTTTGGTCAGTACGGCTAATGATGGCGAGGAAGCACTGCATTGGCTATCAAAGTATCCCCATAGTGTGGATATCGTCCTTATGGATATTCAAATGCCGCGTATGGATGGTTATGTTGCAACCCAAAAGATACGCCAGAATCCTGATTTTGCAGAGCTACCAGTTATAGCATTGACGGCAGGCGCTTTTGAGAGCCTGAAAAATGATGCATTGGCTGCGGGCATGAACGATTTTATAGCCAAGCCTTTCAACGTGCCGGAGTTAATGACACTGATTCAACATTGGACGAAATATCCCCAAATATTATCTAACGTAACTGAATAG
- a CDS encoding HD-GYP domain-containing protein: MNHYEKRDGSCFGIPESARIVALADVFDTLAMLRPYKEPWVLEAIFATIREGSGKHFDPRVVSCFFDIQAEILEIKDAWAPLYGDI; this comes from the coding sequence TTGAACCATTATGAAAAACGAGATGGTAGCTGCTTTGGCATTCCTGAATCAGCCCGAATTGTAGCACTCGCTGATGTATTTGACACATTGGCCATGCTCCGCCCTTACAAAGAACCTTGGGTGTTGGAAGCTATTTTTGCAACTATACGAGAGGGTTCCGGGAAGCACTTTGATCCAAGAGTCGTCAGTTGTTTTTTTGATATTCAAGCGGAAATCCTTGAGATTAAGGATGCATGGGCGCCACTTTATGGTGACATTTAA